The Oncorhynchus mykiss isolate Arlee chromosome 30, USDA_OmykA_1.1, whole genome shotgun sequence genome includes a window with the following:
- the LOC110521009 gene encoding vitellogenin-like, with translation MRAVVLALTLALVASQSVNFAPDFAASKTYVYKYEALLLGGLPEEGLARAGVKVISKVLISAVAENTYLLKLVNPEIFEYSGVWPKDPFVPAAKLTSALAAQFSIPIKFEYAKGVVGKVFAPTAVFETVLNVHRGILNILQLNIKKTQNVYELQEAGAQGVCKTHYVIREDAKAERIHLTKSKDLNNCQQRIMKDFGLAYTEKCVECRQRGEALMGAATYNYLMKPAANGALILEATVTELHQFTPFNEMSGAAQMEAKQMLTFVEIKKDPIVVPDNNYVHRGSIRYEFATEILQMPIQLLKISNARAQAVKILNHLVTYNTAPVHEDAPLKFLQFIQLLRVASSETINAIWAEFKAKPAYRHWILDAVPSIGRSVAVRFIKEKFLAGDITIFEAAQALVAAVHMVAADLETVKLVESLAFNHKIQTHPVLRELAMLGYGTMVSKYCVEYPNCPAELVKPIHELAVQAVANSKFEELSMVLKALGNAGHPASIKPITKLLPVFGTAAAALPLRVQADAVLALRNIAKREPRMVQEVAVQLFMDKALHPELRMLACIVLFETKPPMGLVIILASILKTENNLQVASFTYSHMKSLTRSTAPDFASVAAACNVAVKMLSTKLRRLSCHFSQAIHLDAYSNPLRIGAAASAFYINDAATLFPRTVVAKARTYFAGAAADVLEVGVRTEGIQEALLKLPPAPENADRITKMRRVIKALSDWRSLCTRKPLASIYVKFFGQEIAFANIDKSIIDQALQLANSPSAHALGKNALKALLAGATFQYVKPLLAAEVRRIFPTAVGLPMELSYYTAAVAKAYVNVRATLTPALPETFHAAQLLKTNIELHAEVRPSIVMHTFAVMGVNTAFIQAAIMARAKVRTIVPAKFAAQLDIANGNFKFEAFPVSPPEHIAAAHIETFAVARNVEDVPAERITPLIPAQGVARSTQQSRDKFTSMIADSAASFAGSLSRSSEIIYSDLPSNFKPIIKAIVVHLEETICVERLGVKACFEFTSESAAFIRNTLFYNMIGKHSVLISVKPSASEPAIERLEFEVQVGPKAAEKIIKVITMNEEEEAPEGKTVLLKLKKILLPDLKNGTRASSSSSSSSSSSSRSSSSRSRSRKSESSSSSSSSSSRISKPDGPDQPYNPNDRKFKKNHKDSQATSNVISRSKSSASSFHAIYKQDKFLGNKLAPMVIILFRLVRADHKIEGYQVTAYLNKATSRLQIIMAALDENDTWKLCADGVLLSKHKITAKIAWGAECKDYNTFITAETGLVGPSPAVRLRLSWDKLPKVPKAVWRYVRIVSEFIPGYIPYYLADLVPMQKDKNSEKQIQFTVVATSERTLDVILKTPKMTLYKLGVNLPCSLPFESMTDLSPFDDNIVNKIHYLFSEVNAVKCSMVRDTLTTFNNRKYKINMPLSCYQVLAQDCTIELKFMVLLKKDHGSEQNHINVKISDIDVDLYPEDNDVIVKVNGMDISKDNLPYEDPSGSIKIKQKGEGVSLYAPSHGLQKVYFDKYSWKIKVVDWMKGQTCGLCGKADGEHRQEYRTPSGRLTKSSVSFAHSWVLPSDSCRDGSECLMKLESVKLEKQVIVDDRESKCYSVEPVLRCLPGCLPVRTTPITIGFHCLPVDSNLNRSEGLSSIYEKSVDLMEKAEAHVACRCSEQCM, from the exons ATGAGAGCAGTAGTACTTGCACTGACTCTAGCCCTTGTGG CGAGTCAATCTGTTAACTTTG CCCCTGATTTTGCTGCCAGTAAGACCTATGTGTACAAGTATGAGGCACTGCTCCTGGGTGGTCTGCCTGAGGAGGGTCTGGCTAGAGCTGGAGTAAAAGTAATCAGCAAAGTTCTTATCAGTGCAGTTGCAGAGAATACCTACTTGCTGAAG CTTGTGAACCCTGAGATCTTTGAGTACAGTGGTGTGTGGCCCAAAGATCCTTTCGTCCCAGCTGCAAAACTCACTTCAGCCCTGGCTGCTCAGTTCTCGATTCCCATCAAGTTTGAGTATGCCAAGGGTGTTGTGGGTAAGGTATTTGCCCCCACTGCTGTCTTTGAAACAGTGCTGAATGTCCATAGAGGTATCTTGAACATTCTTCAGCTCAACATCAAGAAGACACAAAACGTCTATGAGTTGCAGGAG GCTGGAGCTCAGGGAGTGTGCAAGACCCACTATGTGATCAGGGAAGATGCCAAGGCAGAGCGCATCCATTTGACCAAGAGCAAGGATCTCAATAACTGCCAGCAGAGAATCATGAAGGACTTTGGTCTGGCTTACACAGAGAAGTGTGTAGAGTGCCGGCAG AGAGGGGAGGCCCTGATGGGAGCTGCCACTTacaactacctcatgaagcccgCTGCCAATGGTGCTCTGATCTTGGAGGCCACTGTTACTGAGCTCCATCAGTTCACACCATTCAATGAGATGTCAGGAGCTGCCCAAATGGAAGCAAA ACAAATGTTGACTTTCGTTGAGATCAAGAAGGATCCAATTGTTGTCCCCGATAATAACTATGTTCACCGTGGATCCATCCGGTATGAGTTTGCCACTGAGATTCTCCAGATGCCCATTCAGCTCCTTAAGATCAGCAACGCACGTGCTCAG GCTGTGAAGATCCTGAATCATCTGGTCACATACAACACGGCACCGGTCCATGAAGATGCTCCTCTTAAGTTTCTGCAGTTTATTCAGCTCCTGCGCGTGGCAAGCTCTGAGACTATTAATGCCATCTGGGCTGAGTTCAAGGCCAAACCAGcttacag ACACTGGATCCTGGATGCTGTCCCCTCCATCGGAAGATCAGTGGCTGTGAGATTCATCAAGGAGAAGTTTTTGGCTGGTGACATCACTATTTTTGAGGCTGCTCAGGCTCTGGTTGCCGCTGTGCATATGGTGGCTGCTGATCTGGAGACTGTCAAGCTTGTTGAA AGCCTGGCTTTCAACCACAAGATTCAGACACACCCAGTTCTACGTGAGCTCGCCATGCTTGGTTATGGTACCATGGTTTCCAAATACTGTGTTGAATATCCCAACTGCCCCGCTGAACTTGTGAAG CCCATCCATGAACTTGCTGTTCAGGCTGTTGCTAATAGCAAATTTGAGGAACTCTCCATGGTTCTTAAAGCTCTGGGTAATGCTGGCCATCCTGCTAGCATTAAACCAATCACAAAGCTCCTGCCCGTGTTTGGAACTGCAGCTGCTGCTCTGCCCCTGAGAGTCCAGGCTGATGCAGTCTTGGCCCTGAGGAACATTGCTAAGAGGGAGCCTAGAATG GTCCAGGAAGTTGCTGTGCAGTTGTTCATGGACAAGGCTCTCCACCCAGAGCTCCGCATGCTTGCCTGCATTGTTCTGTTTGAGACAAAGCCCCCAATGGGCCTGGTGATTATTTTAGCTAGCATTCTGAAAACAGAGAACAATCTGCAGGTGGCTAGCTTCACCTACTCTCACATGAAGTCCCTGACCAGGAGCACCGCCCCTGACTTTGCCTCAGT TGCTGCTGCCTGCAATGTTGCTGTCAAGATGCTCAGCACCAAATTGAGAAGATTGAGCTGCCACTTCAGTCAAGCCATCCACCTGGATGCCTATTCCA ATCCCCTGAGGATTGGTGCTGCTGCCAGTGCTTTCTACATCAACGATGCTGCCACCCTTTTCCCCAGAACTGTCGTGGCCAAAGCTCGCACCTACTTTGCTGGAGCAGCTGCTGATGTTCTTGAG GTTGGAGTGAGAACTGAGGGAATCCAGGAGGCTCTTCTGAAATTACCCCCAGCTCCTGAAAATGCTGACAGGATCACCAAGATGAGGCGTGTCATTAAGGCT CTGTCTGACTGGAGGTCCCTATGCACAAGAAAGCCCCTAGCCTCCATATATGTGAAGTTCTTTGGACAGGAAATTGCCTTTGCCAACATCGACAAGTCCATCATCGATCAGGCACTTCAG CTTGCCAACAGTCCTTCTGCACACGCTTTGGGAAAAAATGCCTTGAAGGCACTGTTGGCTGGAGCAACTTTCCAGTATGTTAAGCCCCTGCTGGCTGCAGAGGTGCGTCGCATCTTCCCCACCGCTGTTGGTTTGCCCATGGAGCTCAGTTACTACACTGCTGCTGTCGCTAAAGCATACGTCAATG TCCGTGCCACTCTGACACCTGCTCTGCCTGAAACCTTCCATGCTGCCCAGCTATTGAAAACAAACATTGAGCTACACGCCGAAGTTAGACCAAG CATTGTCATGCATACATTTGCTGTGATGGGAGTGAACACTGCATTCATCCAGGCTGCTATTATGGCAAGAGCTAAGGTCCGCACAATTGTCCCTGCAAAATTTGCAGCACAGCTTGACATCGCTAATGGCAACTTCAAGTTTGAAGCTTTCCCTGTTTCCCCTCCTGAGCATATTGCTGCCGCACA CATTGAGACCTTTGCTGTGGCAAGAAATGTGGAGGATGTCCCAGCCGAGAGAATAACTCCCTTGATTCCTGCCCAAGGAGTAGCAAGAAGCACACAGCAGTCCAGGGATAAGTTCACATCTATGATTGCAGACTCTGCTGCCTCTTTTGCTGGAAGTTTG TCAAGATCTTCTGAGATCATCTATTCTGATTTGCCATCCAACTTCAAGCCCATCATTAAGGCAATTGTAGTCCATCTTGAGGAGACAATCTGTGTCGAAAGGCTTGGAGTCAAAGCATGCTTTGAATTTACCTCAGAGAGTGCTGCCTTCATCAGAAACACCcttttctacaacatgattggaaaGCATTCAGTCCTTATTTCTGTGAAACCAT CAGCATCTGAACCCGCCATCGAGAGGCTGGAGTTTGAAGTGCAAGTTGGACCCAAGGCTGCAGAAAAGATTATCAAAGTCATCACCATGAACGAAGAGGAGGAAGCTCCCGAGGGAAAAACTGTACTGTTGAAGCTCAAGAAAATTCTGCTGCCTGATCTGAAGAACGGCACCAGAGCTTCCTCTAGTTCCAGCAGCTCTAGTTCCAGCAGCTCTCGCTCTAGTAGTTCCCGCTCTAGATCCAGAAAATCAGAGAGCAGCAGCTCTTCCAGCTCCTCCAGCTCTCGCATCTCCAAG CCTGACGGCCCAGACCAGCCTTACAACCCCAACGACCGCAAATTCAAAAAGAATCACAAG GACTCtcaagccacctccaatgtcatctCCAGAAGCAAGAGCAGTGCCTCTAGCTTCCATGCCATCTACAAGCAG GACAAATTCCTTGGCAATAAACTTGCCCCTATGGTGATCATCCTCTTCCGTTTAGTGAGAGCTGACCATAAGATAGAGGGATACCAGGTTACTGCTTACTTGAACAAAGCTACTTCCAGACTGCAGATCATTATGGCTGCCCTTGATGAGAACGACACCTGGAAACTGTGTGCTGATGGTGTTCTGCTCAGCAAACACAAAATCACT GCCAAGATTGCTTGGGGGGCAGAGTGCAAGGATTATAACACCTTTATCACTGCTGAGACTGGTCTTGTTGGTCCAAGCCCTGCAGTTCGTCTGAGGTTGTCTTGGGACAAACTCCCCAAGGTTCCCAAGGCTGTTTGGCGCTATGTTAGGAT CGTGTCTGAATTCATCCCTGGGTACATCCCATATTACCTGGCTGACTTGGTTCCAATGCAAAAAGACAAAAATAGTGAGAAACAGATTCAATTCACTGTGGTTGCCACATCTGAAAGGACCCTGGATGTCATTCTGAAAACACCCAAG ATGACACTGTATAAACTGGGTGTGAACCTCCCCTGTTCTCTGCCATTTGAGTCTATGACTGATCTTTCTCCCTTTGATGACAACATTGTTAACAAAATCCACTACTTGTTTTCTGAAGTCAACGCAG TTAAATGTAGCATGGTCAGAGACACATTGACAACATTTAACAACAGGAAGTACAAGATCAACATGCCTCTCTCCTGCTACCAAGTTTTGGCTCAGGATTGCACCATAGAGCTCAAATTCATGGTTCTGCTGAAGAAGGATCACGGATCTGAACAAAACCACATCAATGTGAAAATCTCTGACAT TGATGTTGACCTGTACCCTGAGGACAATGATGTGATAGTGAAGGTCAATGGAATGGACATTTCCAAAGACAACCTCCCATACGAGGACCCCTCAG GTTCTATCAAGATCAAACAGAAGGGTGAAGGTGTGTCTCTCTATGCCCCAAGCCATGGTCTCCAAAAAGTCTACTTTGATAAGTACTCATGGAAG ATTAAAGTTGTGGACTGGATGAAGGGACAGACCTGTGGACTCTGTGGAAAGGCTGATGGCGAACACAGACAGGAGTACCGTACACCCAGTGGCCGCCTGACCAAGAGCTCAGTCAGCTTTGCCCATTCCTGGGTGCTTCCTTCTGATAGCTGCCGTGATGGGTCTG AATGTCTCATGAAGCTCGAGTCTGTGAAGCTGGAGAAGCAGGTGATTGTTGATGACAGGGAGTCCAAATGCTACTCTGTTGAGCCTGTGCTGCGCTGTCTGCCTGGATGCCTCCCAGTGAGGACCACCCCCATCACCATCGGTTTCCACTGCCTGCCCGTCG ATTCCAACCTGAACCGCTCTGAAGGTCTGAGCAGCATCTATGAGAAGAGTGTGGACCTGATGGAGAAGGCAGAAGCCCATGTGGCCTGTCGCTGCTCTGAGCAGTGCATGTAG